The following are encoded together in the Tepidiforma bonchosmolovskayae genome:
- the menA gene encoding 1,4-dihydroxy-2-naphthoate octaprenyltransferase, with protein MPAPRTWLIAARPVSFTAAAVPALVGTLLAAPESFTWWTALLAMLGSVLFLAGTNFVNDYYDHRKGTDGPGSLAPPGAIRQGLLTPRQVLAAGIACFAAGAATGLVLCWAVSWQLLWVGAASLLAGFLYTGWPLHLAYRALGELVVFVFMGPVIVMGAAFVQAERWSRDAFIASLPIGFLVAAILHANNLRDLEQDRAAGKRTLATILGRRWAERELWLLIAAAFAALAGAIAAGALPWPSLLAFAALPGVRPMVRTVRAVNAGANPRRLNFVLRDAALLHLRFGLLLALGLAIDWALG; from the coding sequence CGCACGCCCCGTCTCCTTCACCGCCGCGGCCGTCCCCGCGCTCGTGGGGACGCTCCTCGCCGCGCCCGAATCGTTCACCTGGTGGACGGCCCTCCTCGCCATGCTCGGCTCCGTCCTCTTCCTCGCCGGGACCAACTTCGTCAACGACTACTACGACCACCGGAAGGGCACCGACGGCCCCGGCTCGCTCGCCCCGCCGGGCGCGATCCGGCAGGGGCTGCTGACGCCCCGGCAGGTGCTGGCCGCCGGCATCGCCTGCTTCGCCGCCGGGGCAGCCACCGGGCTCGTCCTCTGCTGGGCCGTGAGCTGGCAGCTCCTCTGGGTCGGGGCGGCGAGCCTCCTCGCCGGTTTCCTCTATACCGGCTGGCCGCTCCACCTCGCCTACCGCGCCCTCGGCGAGCTCGTCGTCTTCGTCTTCATGGGCCCCGTCATCGTCATGGGTGCCGCCTTCGTCCAGGCCGAGCGGTGGAGCCGCGACGCCTTCATCGCCTCGCTGCCGATCGGCTTCCTCGTCGCCGCTATCCTCCACGCCAACAACCTGCGCGACCTCGAGCAGGACCGCGCCGCCGGCAAGCGCACCCTCGCCACCATCCTCGGCCGGCGCTGGGCCGAACGGGAGCTCTGGCTGCTCATCGCCGCGGCGTTCGCTGCGCTCGCCGGGGCCATCGCGGCCGGGGCGCTGCCGTGGCCGTCGCTCCTCGCGTTCGCCGCCCTGCCCGGCGTCCGGCCGATGGTCCGCACGGTGCGGGCCGTGAACGCCGGGGCGAACCCCCGCCGGCTGAACTTCGTCCTGCGCGATGCCGCGCTCCTCCACCTGCGCTTCGGGCTGCTCCTTGCGCTGGGGCTGGCAATCGACTGGGCGCTCGGCTGA
- the ruvC gene encoding crossover junction endodeoxyribonuclease RuvC, protein MRIIGIDPGLGVTGYGVIEVDGGRATHVCHGVIRTRASDPRAARLVALRERVCAIARETGAAAAAVEAGYVGENARSALALGEARAAAIIGLADAGLEVAEYAPLLVKQTVAGFGRGEKEQVARMVAFQLGLAEPPAPADAADALAVAITHWAQGRLPR, encoded by the coding sequence GTGCGCATCATCGGCATCGACCCCGGGCTCGGCGTCACCGGCTACGGCGTCATCGAGGTGGACGGCGGGCGGGCGACCCACGTCTGCCACGGCGTCATCCGCACGCGCGCGTCGGACCCGCGCGCGGCCCGGCTCGTCGCGCTGCGGGAGCGGGTGTGCGCCATCGCCCGGGAGACGGGCGCCGCGGCGGCGGCCGTTGAGGCGGGCTACGTGGGCGAAAACGCCCGGAGCGCGCTGGCGCTCGGCGAGGCGCGCGCGGCGGCGATCATCGGCCTCGCCGATGCGGGGCTGGAGGTTGCCGAGTACGCCCCGCTCCTCGTGAAGCAGACGGTGGCCGGATTCGGCCGCGGCGAAAAGGAGCAGGTCGCGCGGATGGTGGCCTTCCAGCTCGGCCTTGCCGAGCCGCCGGCGCCGGCCGACGCCGCCGATGCGCTGGCGGTCGCCATCACGCACTGGGCGCAGGGCCGGCTCCCGCGCTGA
- a CDS encoding MarR family winged helix-turn-helix transcriptional regulator encodes MEPRERAAGIAMALLRLARAAEAEAREQGQAEGLTPAQAAVLRFAAKTRPDMATPGQLARLLGVRPPTAVGIVNPLVERGLIERRPHPFDGRQSVLALTAAGWEAWGRLERWQAGLERTLAALPEAELAAFEAVLAKVVAAEVRAGRLVVSAPCAGCIHFRPDAHPGSDRPHHCALIDRALGAAEAAMECPEHTPAAG; translated from the coding sequence ATGGAACCGAGGGAGCGCGCGGCGGGCATCGCGATGGCCCTCCTCCGGCTCGCCCGGGCGGCCGAGGCCGAGGCCCGGGAGCAGGGGCAGGCCGAGGGGCTGACGCCGGCGCAGGCGGCCGTCCTCCGCTTTGCCGCGAAGACCCGGCCCGACATGGCCACGCCCGGCCAGCTCGCGCGGCTCCTCGGGGTGCGCCCGCCGACGGCGGTGGGCATCGTGAACCCGCTGGTCGAACGGGGGCTCATCGAGCGGCGGCCCCACCCGTTCGACGGCCGCCAGTCGGTGCTCGCCCTCACGGCCGCAGGATGGGAGGCGTGGGGCCGGCTCGAACGGTGGCAGGCCGGCCTCGAACGGACGCTCGCGGCGCTCCCGGAGGCCGAGCTGGCCGCCTTCGAAGCCGTGCTCGCGAAGGTGGTGGCCGCCGAGGTGCGGGCCGGGCGGCTGGTGGTCAGCGCGCCCTGCGCCGGGTGCATCCACTTCCGCCCGGATGCCCACCCGGGGAGCGACCGGCCGCACCATTGCGCGCTCATCGACCGGGCCCTCGGCGCCGCGGAGGCCGCGATGGAGTGCCCGGAGCACACGCCGGCCGCCGGGTGA
- a CDS encoding protoglobin domain-containing protein codes for MSTTTIPGYRYGDPALPPGPIDADGLRDLRAACLLSDDDLAALREAAPIIEPQIEEILDTWYGFVGSHPFLLASFSTAEGPHQGYLAAVRARFGQWIRDTLRAEYDDRWVAYQREIGRRHADGKNATDGITGAPDVVPYRYVAALIVPITVTMRPFLAKGARDAEHLERMHQAWFKAVVLSVALWSEPYVREGWW; via the coding sequence ATGTCGACCACCACCATCCCCGGCTACCGCTACGGCGACCCTGCCCTGCCCCCGGGCCCCATCGACGCGGACGGCCTGCGCGACCTGCGCGCCGCCTGCCTGCTGAGCGACGACGACCTCGCCGCCCTGCGCGAGGCCGCCCCGATCATCGAGCCGCAGATCGAGGAGATCCTCGACACCTGGTACGGCTTCGTCGGCTCCCACCCGTTCCTGCTCGCCTCGTTCAGCACCGCCGAGGGCCCGCACCAGGGCTACCTGGCGGCGGTCCGCGCGCGCTTCGGCCAGTGGATCCGCGACACCCTGCGCGCCGAGTACGATGACCGCTGGGTCGCCTACCAGCGGGAGATCGGCCGGCGGCACGCAGACGGCAAGAACGCGACCGACGGCATCACCGGGGCGCCCGACGTGGTGCCCTACCGGTACGTGGCCGCGCTGATCGTGCCGATCACGGTGACGATGCGGCCGTTCCTGGCGAAGGGCGCCCGCGACGCGGAGCACCTGGAGCGGATGCACCAGGCCTGGTTCAAGGCGGTGGTGCTCTCCGTGGCGCTCTGGTCGGAGCCGTACGTGCGGGAGGGCTGGTGGTAG